A stretch of DNA from Calditrichota bacterium:
ACGGTTAGGGCGTAGTTTCCGAAAAGGGCATTCATAAAATCCAAAAACGGCATGTGCACCAGAGGAATGCGGTCGAACCATCCGGACGCTCCCTGAGAAAGCGCCGAGGGAACCCCCACCACGAACGCCACGATGCCTGTAACGACAGCCGCTTTTACCCGGGACCAGTGCCGTTCATCAATAAAATAGGCGACAGCCACCTCCAGAAGGGAAATGGTCGATGTAAGAGCGGCAATGGCCAGCAGCAGAAAAAAACCGGCGCCGAAAACAATTCCAAGCGGCATCTTTTCAAATATCGAAGGAAGAATTAGAAATACCAACCCCGGGCCGCCTTTCGGGCTCATGCCCATGGCAAAAAGAGCCGGGAAAATGGCCAATCCGGCCAGCAAAGCGATGAGCGTGTCGAAAAAGACCACATAACCGGCCGAGGAAATCAGATTATCCCGTTTGGAGATGTAACTGCCGTAGGTGATCATGGCTCCCATTCCCAGGCTCAGGGAAAAGAGGGCCTGTCCCAGTGCCCGAATAAAAATTTCGGGCTTCAAGGCCGAGAAATCCGGCTTCAAATAAAAAGACAAACCGGCTGAAACGCCCGAACCCAGCGTAAGCGACCGAATCACCAAAAGCACCAACAACAAAAAGAGCAGAGGCATGAGAATTTTCGTCCAGCGTTCGATGCCTTCGGAAACACCCCCTGAAACAATAA
This window harbors:
- a CDS encoding sodium-dependent transporter, with translation METPREEWGSKVGFILAAAGSAIGLGNIWRFPYMTGENGGAAFVLIYVFFVIFIGFTIMLAELTIGRYSQRNAVGAFEAIFPKTNWKLIGVLGIITGIGILSFYGVVAGWTLGYFFKTLLGDFSHLSGEKAAQDVFVGFIRNPVSEIAYLFVFIAITVLIVSGGVSEGIERWTKILMPLLFLLLVLLVIRSLTLGSGVSAGLSFYLKPDFSALKPEIFIRALGQALFSLSLGMGAMITYGSYISKRDNLISSAGYVVFFDTLIALLAGLAIFPALFAMGMSPKGGPGLVFLILPSIFEKMPLGIVFGAGFFLLLAIAALTSTISLLEVAVAYFIDERHWSRVKAAVVTGIVAFVVGVPSALSQGASGWFDRIPLVHMPFLDFMNALFGNYALTVGSFFISIFVGWKWGIAAASKEVQLGAEKFSLRPVWAFSIRFFAPLAIFMIFVYLIVTGRFF